A section of the Humulus lupulus chromosome 2, drHumLupu1.1, whole genome shotgun sequence genome encodes:
- the LOC133819798 gene encoding protein PHR1-LIKE 2, which produces MYSAIHSLPLDGVVGGHGDFQGSLDGTNLPGDACLVLTTDPKPRLRWTGELHERFVDAVTQLGGPDKATPKTIMRTMGVKGLTLYHLKSHLQKYRLGKQSGKDSTDNSKDVGITASCIAESQDTGSSSSSTSRVIAQDVNDGYQVTEALRVQMEVQRRLHEQLEVQRRLQLRIEAQGKYLQSILEKACRALNDQAAVSAGLEAARAELSELAIKVSSDCQNIDPNEAIKMPTLSDIALENKAANSMMTRLGNISMVEGCLTSTGNPVSPMSMSLQAAMFKKRPRPFYGNGDLMPFEGNTRQEEEWMGNIG; this is translated from the exons ATGTACTCGGCTATTCATTCTCTACCGTTGGATGGTGTTGTTGGTGGCCATGGAGATTTCCAGGGATCTCTGGATGGAACGAACTTGCCCGGTGATGCTTGCTTGGTTCTAACCACGGATCCGAAGCCCCGGCTCCGGTGGACTGGAGAGCTCCATGAGAGATTCGTCGACGCTGTGACCCAACTCGGTGGACCCGATA AAGCGACACCGAAGACCATTATGAGAACGATGGGAGTAAAAGGCCTTACCCTTTATCACTTAAAATCACATCTTCAG AAATATCGATTGGGCAAGCAATCAGGCAAGGATTCCACTGACAACTCTAAGGATG TTGGAATTACAGCTTCCTGCATCGCAGAAAGTCAGGATACtggttcatcttcatcatcaactTCTAGAGTCATAGCGCAAGATGTAAATGA TGGTTATCAAGTTACTGAGGCATTGCGAGTACAAATGGAAGTTCAAAGAAGACTTCACGAGCAATTGGAG GTGCAACGTCGTCTTCAACTTCGAATAGAAGCACAAGGAAAATACCTTCAGTCTATACTCGAGAAAGCATGTAGAGCTTTGAATGATCAAGCTGCTGTCTCTGCCGGGCTTGAGGCTGCAAGAGCTGAGCTTTCCGAACTAGCCATTAAAGTCTCTAGTGACTGTCAAAATATAGATCCAAATGAGGCAATAAAGATGCCTACCTTGTCAGACATTGCTCTAGAAAACAAAGCTGCTAACAGCATGATGACTCGTCTTGGCAACATCTCTATGGTCGAAGGCTGCTTGACATCAACGGGAAACCCTGTTTCTCCAATGAGTATGAGTTTACAGGCTGCCATGTTCAAGAAAAGACCGAGACCCTTCTATGGCAATGGAGATCTCATGCCCTTTGAGGGTAACACAAGGCAAGAAGAAGAATGGATGGGCAATATTGGATGA